One window of Vitis riparia cultivar Riparia Gloire de Montpellier isolate 1030 chromosome 5, EGFV_Vit.rip_1.0, whole genome shotgun sequence genomic DNA carries:
- the LOC117914927 gene encoding dirigent protein 16-like has protein sequence MLKPLSTSIFFTLLVAIGHIATTVAAVEVAAEGGEHVIELYMHDILGGSSPTARPVTGLLGNIYSGQVPFARPVGFLPPKGGVAIPNANGALPTVNTNGIPLGTGLAGTNFVGNPNRNNGRPATQLGPDGLGLGFGTITVIDDVLTSGPDLGSQQMGKAQGVYVASSVDGTTQMMTFTSMIEGGEYGDSINFFGVYKIGSTMSRLSVTGGTGKFKNACGFAEIRPLIPSGQHVTDGVETLLRITAHLSY, from the coding sequence ATGTTGAAGCCACTGTCGACATCCATTTTCTTCACACTGCTTGTTGCTATTGGGCACATTGCAACTACCGTGGCTGCAGTTGAGGTTGCAGCAGAGGGTGGAGAGCATGTGATTGAGTTATACATGCACGACATTCTTGGTGGAAGTAGCCCAACAGCTAGGCCGGTCACTGGCTTGCTAGGGAACATCTATAGTGGTCAAGTGCCCTTCGCTAGGCCAGTTGGGTTCCTTCCCCCAAAAGGTGGGGTTGCTATCCCCAATGCCAATGGCGCTCTTCCAACCGTGAACACCAATGGCATCCCTCTAGGAACTGGCTTAGCAGGCACAAACTTTGTTGGAAATCCTAATCGTAATAATGGTAGACCTGCAACCCAACTAGGACCCGATGGGCTGGGACTAGGCTTTGGAACGATCACTGTCATTGATGATGTGTTGACCTCCGGGCCTGATTTGGGATCCCAGCAAATGGGGAAAGCTCAAGGAGTCTATGTGGCAAGCTCTGTAGACGGGACAACTCAGATGATGACATTTACTTCAATGATCGAAGGAGGGGAATACGGGGATAGCATCAACTTTTTTGGAGTGTACAAGATTGGGAGCACCATGTCACGTTTGTCTGTGACCGGTGGGACAGGCAAGTTTAAGAATGCTTGTGGGTTTGCAGAGATAAGGCCACTCATACCATCCGGACAACATGTCACAGATGGTGTGGAAACACTGCTGAGGATTACCGCCCATCTAAGCTACTGA
- the LOC117914893 gene encoding dirigent protein 16: protein MFKQSSLDISITMLIASTWMATIVSAVDLATAGGEAPVLELYMHDILGGNSPTARPITGLLGNIYSGQVPFARPVGFNTPKDGVAIPNANGAIPLVNGNNGIPLGTGLAGSAFGGKPNDPNQNGKTATQLGPDGLGLGFGTITVIDDVLTSGPELGSQSIGKAQGVYVASSADGTTQMMAFTAMMEGGEYGDNLNFFGVYKIGSAMSRLSVTGGTGKFKNARGFGEVRPLIPSGQHVTDGAETLLRITVHLSY from the coding sequence ATGTTCAAGCAATCATCACTGGACATCTCCATCACCATGCTAATTGCTAGCACATGGATGGCAACAATTGTGTCAGCAGTGGATCTTGCAACAGCAGGTGGGGAAGCGCCAGTCCTTGAGTTATACATGCATGACATTCTTGGAGGCAATAGCCCTACAGCTAGGCCGATTACCGGCTTGCTAGGGAACATCTACAGTGGTCAAGTACCCTTTGCTAGGCCAGTGGGGTTCAATACTCCAAAAGATGGGGTCGCCATCCCTAATGCCAATGGTGCCATTCCACTTGTTAATGGCAACAACGGTATCCCATTAGGAACAGGATTAGCAGGTAGTGCTTTTGGAGGAAAACCAAATGACCCAAACCAGAATGGTAAAACGGCAACCCAATTAGGACCAGATGGGTTGGGTCTAGGTTTTGGAACGATCACTGTCATTGATGATGTGTTGACCTCTGGGCCAGAGCTAGGGTCACAGTCTATAGGGAAAGCCCAGGGAGTTTATGTGGCAAGCTCTGCAGATGGTACCACACAAATGATGGCATTCACAGCTATGATGGAAGGAGGAGAATATGGTGATAACCTCAACTTCTTTGGAGTGTACAAGATTGGAAGCGCTATGTCACGTTTGTCTGTGACCGGTGGAACAGGAAAGTTTAAGAATGCTCGTGGTTTTGGTGAGGTGCGGCCACTCATACCATCTGGACAACATGTCACAGATGGTGCAGAGACATTGTTGAGGATCACTGTCCATCTAAGCTACTAA